One segment of Platichthys flesus chromosome 15, fPlaFle2.1, whole genome shotgun sequence DNA contains the following:
- the LOC133970175 gene encoding glucose-6-phosphate exchanger SLC37A4-like, with protein sequence MGATGYGYYRVVIFSCMFMGYSLYFFNRKTFSFVMPSVMEEIELDKDDLGLITSSQTLAYAISKFISGVLSDQISARWLFSIGLFLVGGINIAFSWSSTVSMFSLLWFINGLGQGCGWPPCGKVLRKWFEPSQFGTWWSVLSCSMNLAGSLGPILATVLLQYYDWRTILTMSGIFCASFSFVCLVFVKNEPKDVGLPSIQPAAKKGAKGGNSESTLREFLLSPFLWVLSLGYLVVFGVKTAATDWGQLFLMQEKGQTALMGSTYMSALEVGGFVGSLASGLISDRAVARKGLGTHGNPRHGLLIVMMAGMYVSMFLFRVTITTEIPEEAPLWVQVIHPLSVLIGVTEKEIWILFLGAMFGFSSYGPIALFGVIASESAPSNFCGTSHAVVALMANVGAFMAGLPFSTIAKQHSWDMAFWVAEVTMGIATIAFFLVRNMRTKMGRITEKMD encoded by the exons ATGGGGGCCACGGGCTACGGCTACTACCGTGTAGTCATCTTCTCGTGCATGTTCATGGGCTACTCGCTGTACTTCTTCAACAGGAAGACCTTCTCCTTCGTCATGCCCTCTGTGATGGAGGAGATTGAACTGGACAAAGATGACTTAG GTCTGATCACCAGCAGCCAGACATTGGCCTACGCCATCAGTAAGTTTATCAGCGGCGTGCTGTCTGATCAGATCAGCGCCCGCTGGCTGTTCTCCATCGGCCTCTTCCTGGTGGGGGGCATCAACATCGCCTTCTCCTGGTCCTCAACCGTATCCATGTTCTCACTACTCTGGTTCATCAATGGCCTGGGACAGGGCTGTGGCTGGCCCCCCTGTGGGAAAGTGCTGCGCAAG TGGTTTGAACCCTCCCAGTTTGGAACATGGTGGTCGGTGCTGTCCTGCAGTATGAACCTGGCTGGGAGTCTGGGTCCAATCCTGGCCACGGTGCTCCTGCAGTACTATGACTGGAGGACGATCCTGACCATGTCAGGCATTTTCTGTGCCTCCTTCTCCTTTGTTTGTCTGGTATTTGTAAAGAATGAGCCAAAGGACGTGGGCCTTCCCAGCATCCAGCCCGCGGCCAAGAAGGGGGCGAAGGGAG GCAACAGCGAAAGCACGCTGAGGGaattcctcctctcccccttcctGTGGGTGCTGTCTCTGGGCTACTTGGTGGTGTTTGGGGTGAAGACAGCTGCCACCGACTGGGGACAGCTATTCCTCATGCAGGAGAAAGGCCAAACCGCTCTTATGG GCAGCACCTACATGAGTGCCTTGGAGGTGGGAGGATTTGTGGGCAGTCTCGCATCAGGCCTCATCTCAGACAGAGCAGTGGCTCGG AAAGGCTTGGGCACCCATGGAAACCCCCGACATGGCCTGCTCATTGTCATGATGGCTGGTATGTACGTGTCCATGTTCCTCTTCAGAGTCACCATCACAACTGAAATCCCAGAG GAGGCTCCTCTTTGGGTTCAAGTCATTCATCCCCTGTCCGTCCTCATCGGGGTGACAGAAAAAGAG ATCTGGATCCTCTTCCTTGGTGCTATGTTTGGATTTTCTTCTTACGGACCAATTGCCTTGTTTGGGGTGATAGCCAGTGAAAGTGCTCCTTCAAACTTCTGTGGAACCTCTCATGCTGTCGTGGCCCTGATGGCGAATG TGGGCGCTTTTATGGCGGGGCTTCCCTTCAGCACTATTGCCAAGCAGCACAGCTGGGACATGGCCTTCTGGGTAGCCGAGGTGACAATGGGAATCGCAACCATCGCTTTCTTCCTTGTACGTAACATGCGCACCAAAATGGGAAGGATCACGGAGAAAATGGACTAA
- the hmgn1b gene encoding non-histone chromosomal protein HMG-like isoform X1 codes for MPKRTKAAAGDSLPKRRSLRLSDQAPSSAKAEPKAKPKKAPAKPKKTKEVEKAKPEEKAPEAPAENGEAKAEEEAPASDAAEEKKEAE; via the exons ATGCCTAAAAGGACGAAA GCAGCTGCAGGTGATTCACTG CCCAAAAGGAGATCGCTCAGGTTGAGTGAT CAGGCACCTTCATCTGCGAAGGCAGAGCCCAAAGCGAAGCCAAAG aAGGCACCTGCTAAGCCTAAGAAAACCAAGGAAGTGGAGAAGGCCAAGCCTGAGGAGAAGGCACCCGAAGCCCCCGCTGAGAATGGCGAAGCCAAAGCTGAGGAAGAG GCACCAGCTTCAGACgcagctgaagaaaaaaaagaggcagaataa
- the hmgn1b gene encoding non-histone chromosomal protein HMG-like isoform X2 — protein sequence MPKRTKAAAGDSLPKRRSLRLSDAPSSAKAEPKAKPKKAPAKPKKTKEVEKAKPEEKAPEAPAENGEAKAEEEAPASDAAEEKKEAE from the exons ATGCCTAAAAGGACGAAA GCAGCTGCAGGTGATTCACTG CCCAAAAGGAGATCGCTCAGGTTGAGTGAT GCACCTTCATCTGCGAAGGCAGAGCCCAAAGCGAAGCCAAAG aAGGCACCTGCTAAGCCTAAGAAAACCAAGGAAGTGGAGAAGGCCAAGCCTGAGGAGAAGGCACCCGAAGCCCCCGCTGAGAATGGCGAAGCCAAAGCTGAGGAAGAG GCACCAGCTTCAGACgcagctgaagaaaaaaaagaggcagaataa